The region GTTTAGGTGGAATACATCTTTCCTTATGTATAGAGGTATCTGTTATGGCTGGTGTGGTTTTGAACACATTATAACTCTGGTGGCTCCATATTACTGTGTGGGGAACCATTAATATTATTGGCCCTGTTGGGTTACTTGTATGGTGGAGTGCTGATAAGGAGAGATAAATTCTGCATATACTAAagtatctcttctctctctctccttcgtctCTGCACTCTTGGCTCTCTTCACCAGGGAGCTTATGGGTCGCGGTCGTACCAGCGGCCGTAGAGAAAAGTGGAGAGGAGATCTGGCGTGGGCtcttgtgtggtgatggtgcgaGTGCCTCTGTCATTAGTGGTGGTGTATTGGTCGTTGGCGACGAGGGTCAGGTTGCGGGTAAATATTGATGGATAGACGTAATTAATACTGAAATTTCCCGAAATCGTAAATGGGCCAAATTCGTCGTTCTGCGGGAGGCCGTCGTTAACTCGAGCACAAGTGTTGATGTCCTCTGTGTGGCACCACACCACGGCACACACCTGCGCATAGATCTTGTACACACCATCTCCCTCACTGATGATGCCACTGTAGGCCAATAAAGAGTAGTTGAGAGACGACGTGAGGCTGTAGGTGAGGGTACAGCAGAGGCCGTCCTGGTGACATGCTTCGACTTGCTGCGTCTCGCCAGGCCCACCTTGAGGGAGCGCCACTTGTGTATAGTTGCTCAAGTCGTCGTAGTAGATCTGATGGTGTCTGCCTTGGGCACTGGGAGCCTCCACTGAGCCACCGGCCATCACCTTGGTCTTCCCACCTAGCTTGATGTGCCTCATGCCAGGAACTCTGGAGGATGGCCGATACTTGCCGCTGACGGAGGCGACCGTCTCGACCTCTGACACGATCATCTGGTTGCCGGAATCAGGATCGTAAGTGTAAGTGAAGGAGAGATCGGAGAAACCACGGTAGATGCCGGAGCCCAGTTTTGCACGTTCTGGGAGGTGGTAGCCGGAAACCATCAGATTCACTCCCAGTTCTCGAGACCAAGTGTTCTGCACTGGCGGAGCTGAGGGAAATGTTGAGATAGTATTAGTGGCTTGTGAATtaatgcacatacacacacacacatatacaagccCCGCAAACCCCGTTAGTTGCGGGGGctcacccctgcaagcacaactaggtaagtatacaGTTTATATACTTACTGTATACAGTAAGTATACAATTGTAATCTAAAGATTAATTGAACGATTGATCATACTGAAGCACAAAAGGCTACAATTTGAAAGACTAGAGCTAGGAGAGACCTCGCATAGACTGGATACTGATATAGCCGTGAAGAAAATTAAGGTATCACATTAGAtttgggagccggtcagccgagcggacagcacactggacttgtgatcctgtggtcccggattcgatcccgggcgccggcgagaaacaatgggcagagtttctttcactctatgcccctgttacctagcagtaaaataggtacctgggtgttagtcagctgtcacgggctgcttcctgggggtggaggcctgttcaaggaccgggccgcagggacactaaagccccgaaatcatctcaagataacctcaagatagattggACTATATAATTATAATACCAAATGAAGATCTGTTTTGATATAGTTTTCCAAGGTAACGGCAGCAACATACGTATTGGAGTATTACAGCCCGACCTCCTGAAGTGAGAGCACTTACAGTAACTATGTGGTCGAAAGTACACAACTGTCATAGTGGACCACCAGAAAGATGACTTtcgtattattgaatttggacaaaccggaaacatGTTTATTAGCAATATAAATAGAAGACATAACCTCCcctagcaatcctaggcctaataaacGCTATCTTAGGCCAAATATAGTACATGTATGtgatatactaggcctaggaataattAAGTTTGGTTTTTCGCTTTATTTTTCCGGACTCTATAAAAATAAAAGTGCACAACGTGTTTTACCGGAACTCCAATgctacatattggtactctcgACCCAATAGTTACGAAAAGAactatcatttcaggaggatgggttgggtgATCTCACCGAGTGTGAAGGGGAGCAAATCAACCCAAGCTGTGCTCATGACGACATCTGTGATGCCGTGAGTCACTACGTTGTTCACGCCAGGGTGGAAGAAGGCGATATCGAAGCACACCTGCCGGAAAACATCTGGATTAATTACACGGAACAAGTGACTCTCTCGCTCCTTGATCTTATTACCTTCATGTCCAAACGTTCTTCATGACTGTGTACGCTTTAATGTCCACCTGACTCTACTCAAATCTTGTCAGCTTGAATTATTTGGGGCGTCTCTTGGCACCGCTGTTGTCACCTGATGCTGGATATAGTCACTCTCATGTGGATAATGTTACACGTGTATAATGTTGCCAAGCACTAGGATAACCGCAACTAGTCATGGGTAATTTCACCCACACTACCATAATCTTACTGCGTCATGTGGCCGTGTCTTATAGAACTCGTCTCTAGGactacctgtcctcacctctGGAACTTAAAGAATTTAAAGAATTTAAATTTCTCTAATGCAGTTCCTCGAATGTTTAGATAAGGTGATCTTTAAGGCTAAAGCTGACCTTAGGGAAGGGTAATATGAGGGACGAGTACTAACCTGGAGGAATCATGACCTGGAGCGGTGAATGCGGATTGACCTGGAGGGATACACACTGGCCTGGAGAAAAGTCGCTTTAAAAGGGTGACTTGGAATAAAGGTAACATGAAAGAAAGTTCTCATGGAGAGAAAGTGGAGCTGGCTGATCTGAAGGGGAAAAGGCTGGTCAAGGTTTAGATAATGGCTAACCAGGAAGGATTAAGACTAAAGAAAGCTCGTAAGGTGGAAGGCTACCCTGCAGGCATACAAAGACTGACCATCAGGAGCAAAGGTTAACTTTAAGACGTGAAGACCGACCTGGAGGGTGAAGGTGACGCCAAAGTCTGTGGTGAAGATGGCAGTCTCGTCACTCTCCGTGCCCGGCTTGAAGCTCGCCTCCAGGTACAGGTTCTTCTTGCGGTACCTGCGGCCACAAGTGTCTTTGTTATTGCGGACTGCAGAAGGAACTAGTCGCAATGTGTTGCCTGCGTCCCTATAACACCAAGGGGCGTGCTAAGACTGCCCTGAAGGTGCTCTCGTAGACTCcttatccaacctgtcctcttaaaaagaacgtcgcttgtggccgtttgcccgtatggccgaatttggacgtaatttgaaattgaaaaaaatatgaaaataaatttgggattttttttttcaacaacagtaagttaagggtcctctgataggttaggtgggcaggaaattctcataaagtttcaaaacgttatgaaaaacgttaatttaaagtgtcctcttataacctctgcgcgtaggccggacgactcaaatagaaaacggaacagaacgtcacttttgtgagtggatttcatttcaaattacgtccaaatttggccatagtgcgcataccagccaaaagtgacgttctttttaagaggacgggttgccttatCAGTGGTAGTGGTCAGGTATTGGTGGCAGAAGGCCCAGTCAACGCCCTCTTCTATTACATTGCGGCAACGATGGGGTGAGGGATCGTTGTGAGGTGACGGGTGTCTTCTAGTCACGGGAGTCTGAGCGGATTCAACCCATATGAAATTGAAAGCTTCAAAGGTCGTGCCTGAGTAAAAGACACCTTTTAGGTTGTATTCAAGCAAGGGAACCTGCTTTGGTTAATTTCAACGAACTTATAGAATAACTTTGCCATGATCACAACAAACGACAGACCAAGCTACTGTTTTTGTCGATCTGTTGATCTTTAGAAAGAGCAGACCACAAACTCGACCCTATGCATCTATACAGATAGAACAAACCACGATTCACTGCCTGTCGATTAAGGTAAACCAACCTGGCGATGACAGTGCCGCTCCTATCGAAAACGACCTGGCTATTGTAGTAGATATAGCCAcgctctggacacttgtatgaggtGTCCAGGACGTTCTGGAAGGGGTTGTAGCCGGCCGTGTCATTCCTGCAGGGGCTCGCCTCCCCGAGGTCCACGACCAGGTAGATCTCGTTCTCCAGGGCAGCACAGCTCAGGGCTCTCAGGGCCTGTCAGGGAGGAAGAGGAATAGAGGAACAGCTTCCAGGGCCTCGGGAGCATACCGTAACATCAC is a window of Procambarus clarkii isolate CNS0578487 chromosome 41, FALCON_Pclarkii_2.0, whole genome shotgun sequence DNA encoding:
- the LOC123761105 gene encoding vascular non-inflammatory molecule 3, whose protein sequence is MMFIGLVVVLVGLPIGHLCTSHTTQGEVRVSEGSPVVYVAAVLEYEPYNLWTEDGGGEAIVRENSRVLAEYTALAKAQGVDILVAPEYGVESLNMHPFIPDDLFSLMLFVPDPDLRVTPCAVDADLGHVEALRALSCAALENEIYLVVDLGEASPCRNDTAGYNPFQNVLDTSYKCPERGYIYYNSQVVFDRSGTVIARYRKKNLYLEASFKPGTESDETAIFTTDFGVTFTLQVCFDIAFFHPGVNNVVTHGITDVVMSTAWVDLLPFTLAPPVQNTWSRELGVNLMVSGYHLPERAKLGSGIYRGFSDLSFTYTYDPDSGNQMIVSEVETVASVSGKYRPSSRVPGMRHIKLGGKTKVMAGGSVEAPSAQGRHHQIYYDDLSNYTQVALPQGGPGETQQVEACHQDGLCCTLTYSLTSSLNYSLLAYSGIISEGDGVYKIYAQVCAVVWCHTEDINTCARVNDGLPQNDEFGPFTISGNFSINYVYPSIFTRNLTLVANDQYTTTNDRGTRTITTQEPTPDLLSTFLYGRWYDRDP